In the genome of Chryseobacterium oryzae, one region contains:
- a CDS encoding OmpA family protein — protein MKIFKILAASAVVLGMTSCVSKKQYDALSGNYKQCIENIGERQREIQDLKSQNSALASENNLLKSQHDALKSSLDACLSNTGKSSANIDKLVGEINASNSYIKQLISANAKNDSLNLALSNKLKRSLDNVTDQDVQVKVLKGVVMISLSDKMLYKVGDYNVLPAAQEVLGKVAKVINDYDKYSVLIEGNTDNSPLSSANLPRDNWDLSALRGTAVAKVLQTQFGVDPARITAGGRSEYNPKATNMSVTGRAENRRTEIIIMPKLDEFMKLMDITPKK, from the coding sequence ATGAAGATTTTTAAAATTTTAGCGGCTTCGGCAGTGGTGTTGGGAATGACATCTTGTGTAAGTAAAAAACAGTATGACGCACTTAGCGGAAATTACAAACAGTGTATTGAAAATATCGGCGAAAGGCAAAGAGAAATTCAGGATTTGAAATCTCAGAATTCGGCTTTGGCAAGTGAAAATAATCTATTGAAAAGTCAGCATGATGCATTAAAATCATCTTTGGATGCTTGTCTTTCTAATACAGGGAAAAGTTCGGCTAATATTGATAAGTTGGTTGGAGAAATTAATGCTTCAAACTCATATATTAAGCAGCTTATCTCTGCAAATGCTAAGAATGACAGCTTGAATCTGGCGCTTTCTAACAAACTGAAAAGATCTTTGGATAATGTTACAGATCAGGATGTTCAGGTAAAAGTTCTTAAAGGAGTGGTGATGATTTCATTATCAGACAAAATGCTTTACAAAGTAGGAGATTACAACGTTTTGCCTGCAGCTCAGGAAGTTTTGGGTAAAGTGGCAAAAGTAATTAATGATTACGATAAATACTCGGTATTAATTGAAGGAAATACAGATAATTCGCCATTAAGTTCTGCAAATCTTCCTAGAGATAATTGGGATCTTTCTGCTTTGAGAGGTACCGCTGTTGCAAAAGTGCTTCAGACTCAGTTTGGAGTAGATCCGGCAAGAATTACTGCTGGTGGTCGTTCAGAATACAATCCTAAAGCAACGAACATGAGCGTTACAGGAAGAGCGGAAAACAGAAGAACAGAAATTATTATCATGCCTAAATTAGATGAGTTTATGAAACTTATGGATATTACTCCTAAGAAATAA
- the tilS gene encoding tRNA lysidine(34) synthetase TilS, with product MLTQLSFRNHLKNSLKSSEKKKYLLAVSGGADSMVLAYLFEGIKDLGYLFQIAHINYKLRGEDSEADQKVVEDFCKIHSIKFHSYSVSEKDEKPEGSIQLWARMLRYRFFDEICQKENLDYLVTAHHLNDQLETFIINLSRGSGISGLTGIPSNENNILRPLLNFSKEEIYEFARENSIEFREDLSNKKNDYLRNKIRNTIVPNLCTIDADFLNSFKKSLTYLNQTKEFVQQQIKEIEEKITISDKENIILNKEKLNLENDFVQFEILKKYGFTKVEEIKKIFTAETGSTFFSKNYQLNINRNEIVLIKIEEKQKNISEIILTIPENEDQNNLTVNISDQISIIDTFNKDFYWEFNADKLTYPLKLRNKKEGDFFYPVHFSGKKKVSKFFKDEKIPNLAKQKIWLLTDGNDEILGVIPFRQDRKYAKDEKTNTILTILYEK from the coding sequence ATGCTTACACAATTATCATTCCGAAATCATCTAAAAAATTCTTTAAAATCATCTGAAAAGAAAAAATATCTTTTGGCTGTAAGCGGAGGTGCAGATTCTATGGTTTTAGCATATCTTTTTGAGGGTATAAAAGATTTAGGATACCTCTTTCAGATTGCACATATTAATTATAAACTGAGAGGAGAAGATTCTGAGGCAGACCAAAAAGTAGTGGAAGATTTCTGTAAAATTCATAGTATTAAATTTCATTCATACAGTGTTTCCGAAAAAGATGAAAAACCGGAAGGTTCTATTCAACTTTGGGCGAGAATGCTTCGTTATCGCTTTTTTGATGAAATCTGCCAAAAAGAAAATTTAGATTATCTTGTTACAGCCCATCATCTCAACGATCAGTTGGAGACTTTCATCATTAATCTTTCCCGCGGTTCAGGAATTTCGGGATTAACAGGAATTCCTTCCAACGAAAACAATATTCTGAGACCGTTACTCAATTTTTCTAAAGAAGAAATTTATGAATTTGCCCGAGAAAACAGTATTGAATTTCGGGAAGATCTTTCCAACAAAAAAAATGATTACCTGAGAAATAAAATCCGCAACACTATTGTCCCCAATTTATGTACAATAGATGCCGATTTTCTCAATAGTTTTAAAAAATCGCTTACTTATCTTAACCAAACCAAAGAATTTGTACAGCAACAGATTAAAGAAATCGAAGAAAAGATAACCATTTCAGACAAGGAAAATATCATTTTAAATAAAGAAAAACTTAATCTTGAAAATGATTTTGTACAGTTTGAAATTTTAAAAAAATACGGTTTTACGAAAGTTGAAGAAATTAAAAAAATATTTACCGCCGAAACAGGAAGTACATTTTTCTCGAAAAACTATCAGCTCAACATTAACAGAAACGAAATTGTCCTGATTAAAATAGAAGAAAAGCAGAAAAACATCTCTGAAATCATTTTAACAATTCCCGAAAATGAAGATCAAAACAATCTAACAGTTAATATTTCAGATCAAATTTCTATTATTGACACATTCAATAAAGATTTTTATTGGGAGTTTAATGCCGATAAATTAACGTATCCGCTTAAACTGAGAAATAAAAAAGAGGGGGATTTTTTCTATCCTGTGCATTTTTCAGGGAAAAAGAAAGTTTCTAAGTTTTTTAAAGATGAAAAAATACCTAATTTAGCCAAGCAAAAAATTTGGCTTCTTACGGACGGAAATGATGAAATTCTTGGAGTAATACCGTTCAGACAAGATAGAAAATACGCAAAAGATGAGAAAACTAATACAATTCTCACCATTTTATATGAAAAGTAA
- a CDS encoding protein-disulfide reductase DsbD family protein produces MKFKNWFLLIVLFFTTAINAQIKNPVKFKFTVNELGNNEYEAVLNATLESGWHIYSRDIPEDTGIPTEYKVSGKNIELIGKFQEVGKKHEEFSEAFNGKIIYYSNSAAFKQKFKLKDVSKPGNVVAEITYQTCDDRVCLAPNTLEFNQKIISKESKEDAALPNEEAKDSVTTTETVAENPSKGEITVTETSKLDPKQLKIASIDIAKPLTDCGTGSSKITENYWTYLLLGFIGGLIALLTPCVFPMIPLTVSFFTKGNKNPAKGKRDALIYGFFILLIFVLLSLPFHLIDGIAGNVFNEISTNVWLNIAFFIIFIFFAGSFFGYYDITLPSSIANKSSKAEEAGGMIGIFFMALTLVIVSFSCTGPILGSLLGSAITGSANVPMLLTFALAGFGLAWAIVFGLLALFPQALQSLPKSGGWMNTVKVVLGFVELALALKFLSKADLVSKTFLIKRELFIAIWIIVAIGLVVYLFGLIRFPHDDKKPKISVTRKIIGVLGLGFIVYLVQGLIPSERPKLQLLSGILPPINVSYFHDEKDGILGMKPEHDFFNAIELAKKENKPVLIDFTGYGCENCRKMEEFVWSEPDILPILQNDVVLASLYVDDKEELPEDQKTKIDLGDGQVKKVKTIGDRWSLFQTANFNNNSQPHYVLITPDGKVINDPVSGYMEKEKFKKFLECGVNYFKKNK; encoded by the coding sequence ATGAAATTCAAAAATTGGTTTTTATTAATCGTTCTGTTTTTTACAACAGCAATTAATGCCCAAATCAAGAACCCCGTAAAATTTAAATTTACCGTTAACGAACTTGGCAACAACGAGTACGAAGCTGTTCTGAATGCAACTTTAGAAAGTGGGTGGCATATTTATTCCAGAGATATTCCTGAAGATACAGGTATTCCTACAGAATATAAAGTATCCGGAAAAAACATCGAACTGATTGGCAAATTTCAAGAAGTAGGAAAAAAACACGAAGAATTTTCGGAAGCTTTCAATGGGAAAATCATTTATTATTCTAATTCGGCAGCTTTCAAGCAGAAATTCAAATTGAAAGATGTTTCAAAACCTGGAAATGTAGTTGCGGAAATTACATATCAAACCTGCGATGATCGAGTTTGTTTGGCACCGAATACTTTAGAATTCAACCAAAAAATTATTTCAAAAGAATCCAAAGAAGATGCTGCTCTACCCAATGAAGAAGCTAAAGATTCTGTAACCACTACTGAAACTGTTGCCGAGAACCCTTCGAAAGGTGAAATTACCGTTACCGAAACATCAAAACTAGACCCTAAACAGTTAAAAATAGCTTCTATAGATATTGCAAAGCCTTTAACGGATTGCGGAACCGGCTCATCCAAAATTACAGAAAATTACTGGACTTATCTCTTACTAGGTTTCATCGGTGGACTAATTGCACTGCTTACTCCATGCGTATTCCCAATGATTCCGCTTACGGTTTCTTTTTTTACGAAAGGAAATAAAAATCCGGCGAAAGGAAAAAGAGACGCTTTAATCTACGGGTTCTTTATTCTTTTAATTTTTGTTTTACTGAGTTTACCTTTCCATTTAATTGACGGAATTGCAGGAAATGTTTTCAATGAAATTTCTACCAATGTATGGCTGAATATTGCATTCTTCATCATCTTTATATTTTTTGCTGGAAGCTTTTTCGGATATTATGATATTACTCTTCCAAGTTCTATCGCCAACAAATCTTCTAAAGCTGAAGAAGCGGGCGGAATGATCGGGATTTTCTTCATGGCATTAACTTTAGTTATTGTATCCTTCTCTTGTACAGGACCAATCCTTGGAAGTTTATTAGGAAGTGCCATTACAGGTTCTGCAAATGTACCGATGCTGCTTACTTTTGCTTTGGCCGGTTTCGGACTGGCATGGGCAATTGTTTTCGGATTGTTGGCTTTATTTCCGCAAGCTTTGCAGAGTCTTCCAAAATCTGGAGGCTGGATGAATACTGTAAAAGTTGTTTTAGGTTTTGTTGAATTGGCTTTAGCTTTAAAATTCTTATCCAAAGCCGATCTTGTTTCTAAAACATTTCTCATTAAACGCGAACTGTTTATTGCAATCTGGATTATTGTTGCGATTGGTTTGGTTGTTTATCTTTTCGGACTTATCAGATTTCCTCACGATGATAAGAAGCCAAAAATATCTGTAACAAGAAAAATTATAGGGGTTTTAGGACTAGGCTTTATTGTTTATTTAGTTCAGGGACTTATCCCTTCCGAAAGACCTAAATTACAATTACTGAGCGGTATTTTACCTCCAATTAATGTTAGTTATTTTCATGATGAAAAAGACGGAATTCTTGGCATGAAACCTGAACATGATTTCTTTAATGCTATTGAACTGGCAAAAAAAGAAAACAAACCTGTTCTTATTGATTTCACAGGTTATGGTTGTGAAAACTGCCGTAAAATGGAAGAATTCGTATGGTCCGAACCTGACATCCTTCCCATTCTTCAAAACGATGTTGTTTTAGCTTCATTGTATGTGGATGACAAGGAAGAACTTCCGGAAGATCAGAAAACTAAAATTGATTTGGGTGATGGACAGGTAAAAAAAGTAAAAACAATTGGCGACCGATGGAGTTTGTTTCAAACGGCAAATTTCAATAATAATTCTCAGCCACACTACGTTCTGATTACTCCGGATGGAAAAGTAATTAATGATCCTGTTTCCGGTTATATGGAAAAGGAAAAATTTAAGAAATTTTTGGAATGTGGAGTTAATTACTTCAAGAAGAATAAATAG